Genomic window (Candidatus Wallbacteria bacterium):
ACATGATAAAAGGGGGTTTGCCTTGAGCAGACTTTGTGTTTTGATACTGCTGTTCAGTCTGTCATTATCTTTCGCCATACCAATGGAATACAGCTTCATCAGAGAGTTCGGCAAAAAGGGGACAGGCGACGCCCAGTTTTCATATCCAGTCAACCTTACCATTGATCGCTACGGCAACATCTATGTCACAGACTGGACAATTTCCGGATTGTAAAGTTTGACCGCGAAGGCAATTTTCTCAGAAATTTTGAAGTCACTGATCAGGATCTGGCTAAATACAAACTGAAAAATAAAATCAAACCCATCGGTATCATAGCCACCAGAGATGATTTTCTCTATGTGACTGATTACAACAATCATGTCCTGCTCATTTTCGACCTGACCGGGGGATTGCTCAAGGTTATCGGTGAATTCGGCAAGGAAAACGGAAAGTTCGAATATCCACGCGGGATCGCCTCAGACAGCTCAGGAAATATCTTTATCGCAGATTACAACAACAGCCGTGTGGAAAAATTCGATAAGGAAGGAACCTTCCTCAAAGAAATCAAAGTAATGATCGACAAGAAATTATATTCCCCGCGCTCGCTTGCAGTTACAGACAAAGGGGAAATCTGGGTGGTGATTTCCCAGCAGAACTTCATCGCCAAGATCGATGAAACAGGCAAAGTGCTGAAAAAATTCGGGAAATTAGGAAATGGCGGAGTGGATTTCTTCAATGAACCCAGATACATAGCACTGGACATGATGCAAAATCTGTACATTACCGATTACAACAACAACCGGGTGGCGATTTTCAATCCGGAAGGAGAATATTTCGGTGAATTCGGGGTGAAAGGCGCTAAACCAGGAGAATTCGACGCTCCGGAAGGGATCTGGGTAGATTACAACGGTAACCTTTTGATCGTTGATGCCAAAAACTTCAGGGTGCAGGAATTCGGTGCCCCTCAGCTTACTGCTCATAAGTATCTGGCCCTTCATTTTGAAAAGTGCTCTCTAAAAAAGGAAACTTTTCAGGAATTGTGTAAGATTCTGGAGATTGCTCCCCAGGAACCAGGTGTCAGAGAAAAACTCAGACAACTCGGAATCACCCTGGTAAATGAACTGATTGCTTCCGGAAATCTTAAGGACTGCGGGGAAGTTTACAAACAGCTCAGCATAGTGTTCATGAATGACGCCGAAATTATGGAGCTGGGCAAGAAAATCACACCCTCAGCAGTTGTTCAGAAGAAAGAACGGAAACCTGAAGCCAGCAGGAAAACTACTCCTGATAAAGCGAGCAGCAATTTCTTCACAACTGCCGCCATTGTTGTGATTGTTATCGCTATCGTAGCACTGGTACTTGTAGTTTCCAGAAAGTCGCAGCGGAATGCCAGAAAGGCACGCCGGAAAAAACTTGTGGAAGATGAACTGGAAGAAGAGGACCTTTCCAGGATCATTTCCGACAAAGAGGAAGGAAATTCCGATGATAGTGTTTCAAAATCTTAGCCGGATTATTATCCCTTCCAAAAGGGAATACATCGATAATATCATCTCCAAGATTGTTTCTGAGATCAACAATCTCTATCTGAAAATTGTTGAATATGAAAGCGGCGGCAACCTCGACATCCTGGGGAATCTTGGCTTCGGTCTCTCACTGTCGATCGATGAAGCATTGAAAAATGCCATTGAACACGGCAATGGAAATGATGAGCGGAAGCTGGTACAGATGGAGTACTACATTGATTCGCAGAAAATCCAGATCAATGTCAGGGATGAGGGTAAAGGATTCAATTACAAAGAATTAATAAATCCGACCCCGGGTGCTGAAAAGGGAAGGGGTTTAATGCTGATTAAAA
Coding sequences:
- a CDS encoding SBBP repeat-containing protein, which produces MSRLCVLILLFSLSLSFAIPMEYSFIREFGKKGTGDAQFSYPVNLTIDRYGNIYVTDWTISGL
- a CDS encoding NHL repeat-containing protein, which gives rise to MKPIGIIATRDDFLYVTDYNNHVLLIFDLTGGLLKVIGEFGKENGKFEYPRGIASDSSGNIFIADYNNSRVEKFDKEGTFLKEIKVMIDKKLYSPRSLAVTDKGEIWVVISQQNFIAKIDETGKVLKKFGKLGNGGVDFFNEPRYIALDMMQNLYITDYNNNRVAIFNPEGEYFGEFGVKGAKPGEFDAPEGIWVDYNGNLLIVDAKNFRVQEFGAPQLTAHKYLALHFEKCSLKKETFQELCKILEIAPQEPGVREKLRQLGITLVNELIASGNLKDCGEVYKQLSIVFMNDAEIMELGKKITPSAVVQKKERKPEASRKTTPDKASSNFFTTAAIVVIVIAIVALVLVVSRKSQRNARKARRKKLVEDELEEEDLSRIISDKEEGNSDDSVSKS
- a CDS encoding ATP-binding protein — protein: MIVFQNLSRIIIPSKREYIDNIISKIVSEINNLYLKIVEYESGGNLDILGNLGFGLSLSIDEALKNAIEHGNGNDERKLVQMEYYIDSQKIQINVRDEGKGFNYKELINPTPGAEKGRGLMLIKNFMDEVTWNETGSEIIMIKLKKTPVRTGGTA